CTCGATGGCCGACGGCCGGATGCCTTGATTGACCTCCCGCATTTCCCGGGCGACGACCTGCAACCGGGACGAACCGGTGGCGACCTTGTTGTCCAGGCCTGCGCCGACGACCCCCAGGTCGCTGTCCATGCCATCCGGAACCTGGCAAGGATCGGCTTCGGCAAAGTCCGGGTTCGTTGGTCGCAGCTGGGCTTCGGCAGAACGTCATCGACGTCCAGGGCGCAAGTGACACCGCGGAACCTCTTTGGCTTCAAAGACGGCACCAACAACCTCAAGGTTGAGGACAATGCACTGCTGGACGAGCATGTGTGGGTTTCCGCAACGGCTCGTTCGTCCGAGCAGTGGATGGCCGGCGGCAGTTACCTGGTAGCCCGCAGGATCCAAATGCACATCGAAACCTGGGACCGGACCTCGCTCCGGGAGCAGGAAGGGCTGATTGGCCGGACCAAGGGCGTGGGCGCTCCCCTGTCCGGCGGCGATGAATTCACCGCTCCGGACTTTGCACTGGCCGGCAGGGAGGGCGCTCCGCTCATCCCGCTCGACTCGCACATGCGCCTGGCCCACCCGGACCAGAACGGCGGTGTGAGGATGCTGCGCCGCGGCTACAACTTCACCGACGGTTCGGACGGCCTGGGGCACTTGGACGCCGGGCTGTTCTTCATTGCTTTCGTCAAGGACCCCCGGACGCATTACGTCCCCATGCAACTGGCACTGGCCAAGGGTGACACCCTGTCCGTGGAGTACTTGAAGCACACCGGTTCGGGTCTCTTCGCGGTGCCTCCGGGTGTGGAAGCGGGCGGTTTCATCGGCGAGGGGCTGTTCGCTTAGCTCTTCCTTGCCTCAATAGCGTTGCTATCCCGCTATTACGTTGTTGGCCAGCAACGGATCAGCGGGTTGGCGACGGATCAGCCGAGGCGCGGCAGCCGAGGCCCCGCAGCCGAGGCCCAGCAGCCGAGCAGGCGCTGGCTAGGAGAGCGGCCGCCCGGCCATCTGCTCCAGCCTGCTGATCCGTTCCTTCATCGGAGGATGCGTGGAGAACATCCGCCGCATGCCACCACCACGGAACGGGTTGGCGATCATCAGGTGCGAGGCATTGACCAGCTTCTGGTCCTGGGGCAGCGGCAGTTGGCTCACGCCGGACTCGATCTTCCGCAGGGCCGAGGCGAGTGCCAGCGGGTCGCCTGTCAGCTGGGCGCCGTCCTCGTCGGCGTCGTACTCGCGCGTCCGGGAGATAGCCATCTGGATCAGTGAGGCCGCGAACGGTGCCAGCAGGGCCATGGCAATGGTGGCCAGCGGATTGGCGTTTCGCCGATCGCCGCCGCCGAAGATCAACAGCATCTGACCCACGGACGTAATCACACCGGCCACGGCCGCAGCGACGGACGAGGTGAGGATGTCGCGGTTGTACACGTGCATCAGTTCATGCCCCAACACGCCCCTGAGTTCACGGGCATCAAGCAAATGCAGGATTCCCTCGGTGCAGCAGACGGCGGCATTCTTGGGATTGCGGCCCGTGGCAAAAGCGTTGGGTGTCATGGTGGGCGAAAGGTAGATCCGCGGCATGGGCTTGTTGGCGCGCACGGACAGCTCACGAACAATCTGGTAAAGCTGCGGTGCTTGCGCTTCGGTGACCGGGTACGCGGCCATGGAACGGATGGCGATCTTGTCGCTGTTCCAATATCCGTAAGCGGTGGTACCCACGCCGATCAACGCCATGATCCAGATGGGCGTGGTGCTGCGGGTCCCGGCTGCGATGATGGCGCCCAACCCCAACAACACCGCCCACAGCACACCGAAAAGCGCTGCAGTCTTGAGTCCATTGTTGTGTCTATGCACGGTTGTCGCTTTCTTCCGCTCTTGAAGGGGTTCTGTACGGATTAACGCCGACGCCGGTCCTCGGGTTCCGTTATCAGCCTACGTCGGTGTTGCCGCCGGAGGAGCTAAGGGACGGGGTGCTTGGCGTCGTAGGCCACGAAGCCGGGCTGGATGCGCGAGGCCAGCCACGCCAGGACAATGCACAGGAGGCCGCCGAGCAACAGCACACCGCCTTCGCTGAGGAACTGGGTGACCCCACCGGCCAGCATGTCGCCTACCCGTGGACCGCCCGCGACCACCACGATGAACACGCCCTGAAGCCGTCCACGCAGATGGTCGGGGGTAGCTGATTGAAGGATGGTGGTGCGGAAGACTGCGCTGATGGAGTCGGAGATCCCAGCGAGCGCGCAACACAGGGCCGCTGGCAGCAACCATGGCGTGACGCCGCCGCGGCCCGAATCCCCGGTCAGCAGCACCACCAGACCGAATCCGGCAATCGAGGCTCCCCACCCAACCACTGACCACACCACGGCGCTTCCCTGTTTCCGCACCCGGCCAAGGGGCCCGGAGAAAAGGCCTGCAAGGAAAGCCCCCACGGCTGTGGACGCCAGCAGCACGCCCACCGTTGTTTCGCCTCCGCCGATCATGACGGCGCCTATGGCAGGCATGAGCGCCCTGGGCTGGGCGCAGATCATGGCGATGAGGTCGATGATAAAGGTCATGCGGACGTTGGGCCGGGTTCCCAGGAAGCGGAAGCCTTCCACCACTGAACGCAGCCCCGGCCGTACCGCGTCCTTGGACGGTGGCAGCGGCGGAAGCCGGAAGAGTCCCCACAGCGCAAAGGTGAAACTGATGACATCAATGGTGTAGGTCCAACCAAACCCGATGGTCGCCACGAGGACACCGGCCAACAGCGGCCCGGCCGTCATGGACAGGCCGAAGGTCAGCATGCTCAATGCGTTGGCGGCGGGGAGCAGGTCCTTCCTGACAAGGAGCGGGATGATGGCGCTGCGGGCTGGACCATTGATGCCCTGCGCTCCGCTTTGGATTGCCACCAGGGCGTAGAGGATCCAGATGTTGCCAATCTCCAGCCAGGCCTGCAACGCCAGTCCCGCCGTGGTTGCCCAGAGGACCAGTGAAGCGATGATGGCCACTTTGCGGCGATCGTAGGCATCCGAAATAGAGCCGCCGTAGAGCCCTGCAATGACCAAGGGAACCAGCGCGAAGATTCCCAGGAGGCCCACGTAGAAACTTTCCTGGGTCAGCCTGTAAACCTCCAGGCTGACGGCCACCAACGTCAGTTGGGTACCAATGGCAGCCACCGAAGCTCCCAGCCAGAGTCGTCGGAAAGCGGGACTCTCCTTCAACGGAGTGATGTCTGCCAGTAGTTTCGCCACCGTCCAACCCTAACCAGCATGACGGCCGCCTCCCGCACCCGCCATCCTGCTTGGTAGGCTCACCCCGGGGGAGGGAGTTGACACACCATGTCGCGACGATTGCTGTACCGTTCGGCCTTCTGGGAGATAGCCCGGCCGCGCCATCCCCTCACCGCCGGCCATGTGCTGCTCAGGTTGTCAGACCCTTCCACAGAGTTCGCCTACCCCTCGGCGACCGATTGGCTGCTCTGCCACAACCTGATCCGGACGGCACTCCGCGATGTCCTGGGCGTTGCCCGTTGCCCCATCATGTTTACCTACCGTTGGCACCCGCTCGGTGCTGCCATCGGCGAACCCGTCGCCGAATCCTCCACACCCACCTTCCACCTCTTCGGGCGTGGACCGGGTGAAACCTCGACGCCGGGACACCAATTGTTGTTGCCGGCGCACCGCCGCATGGGGGAACCGCTGGAACGGCTGGAAGCAACCGATGATGCGATCAGGGAGGCGCTGGTGCGCGCCCGACCGGCAACGGCGGCGACATTCCCGGATGGGGCGAGTACCGCCGTCGAGCCTGTCCTGCAACCGGGCGCGCTGGTTGAATTGACGGACTCCGGACCCAACCATGCAGTGATCCAACCGATCAGGGCCGTGGAATCGATCGGCGATGTCTCTCCAGCGGAACTCTTGGCCGTGGGCGCTGCGCTGGGCGCGCTGCCCGTGGCTGGTGGACTCAGTGGATTCAGCTGCATAGCGCTGGAATCGACAGGAAACGGGGTCCCGGTA
This Paenarthrobacter sp. GOM3 DNA region includes the following protein-coding sequences:
- a CDS encoding MFS transporter, with translation MAKLLADITPLKESPAFRRLWLGASVAAIGTQLTLVAVSLEVYRLTQESFYVGLLGIFALVPLVIAGLYGGSISDAYDRRKVAIIASLVLWATTAGLALQAWLEIGNIWILYALVAIQSGAQGINGPARSAIIPLLVRKDLLPAANALSMLTFGLSMTAGPLLAGVLVATIGFGWTYTIDVISFTFALWGLFRLPPLPPSKDAVRPGLRSVVEGFRFLGTRPNVRMTFIIDLIAMICAQPRALMPAIGAVMIGGGETTVGVLLASTAVGAFLAGLFSGPLGRVRKQGSAVVWSVVGWGASIAGFGLVVLLTGDSGRGGVTPWLLPAALCCALAGISDSISAVFRTTILQSATPDHLRGRLQGVFIVVVAGGPRVGDMLAGGVTQFLSEGGVLLLGGLLCIVLAWLASRIQPGFVAYDAKHPVP
- the efeB gene encoding iron uptake transporter deferrochelatase/peroxidase subunit, producing MSGCPFGHTSDPADADRSGEPTAVERSSEPAVVVRSQEASDGGSAAAAPTGTSRFSRRGLLSLAGVGGAGAVAGLAAGFLGHDVVTAGSATAATPDVGAAVVPFFGDHQAGITTPAQDRLHMAAFDVTTEDRKELIRLLKDWTAAAEAMTTGIPTGKTGAVDGPYDAPPEDTGEALDLPAAKLTLTFGFGAGLFEKDGKVRFGLDGRRPDALIDLPHFPGDDLQPGRTGGDLVVQACADDPQVAVHAIRNLARIGFGKVRVRWSQLGFGRTSSTSRAQVTPRNLFGFKDGTNNLKVEDNALLDEHVWVSATARSSEQWMAGGSYLVARRIQMHIETWDRTSLREQEGLIGRTKGVGAPLSGGDEFTAPDFALAGREGAPLIPLDSHMRLAHPDQNGGVRMLRRGYNFTDGSDGLGHLDAGLFFIAFVKDPRTHYVPMQLALAKGDTLSVEYLKHTGSGLFAVPPGVEAGGFIGEGLFA
- the htpX gene encoding zinc metalloprotease HtpX codes for the protein MHRHNNGLKTAALFGVLWAVLLGLGAIIAAGTRSTTPIWIMALIGVGTTAYGYWNSDKIAIRSMAAYPVTEAQAPQLYQIVRELSVRANKPMPRIYLSPTMTPNAFATGRNPKNAAVCCTEGILHLLDARELRGVLGHELMHVYNRDILTSSVAAAVAGVITSVGQMLLIFGGGDRRNANPLATIAMALLAPFAASLIQMAISRTREYDADEDGAQLTGDPLALASALRKIESGVSQLPLPQDQKLVNASHLMIANPFRGGGMRRMFSTHPPMKERISRLEQMAGRPLS